In Microtus ochrogaster isolate Prairie Vole_2 chromosome 4, MicOch1.0, whole genome shotgun sequence, one genomic interval encodes:
- the Cercam gene encoding inactive glycosyltransferase 25 family member 3 isoform X3 codes for MLREWLAAVGRDYAAVVWKPEEEARPYPDEQSPKHWTRERHQFVMELKQEALTFARAWGADYILFADTDNILTNNQTLLLLTARQLPVVAPMLDSQTYYSNFWCGITPQGYYRRTAEYFPTKNRQRQGCFRVPMVHSTFLVSLKTEETAQLAFYPPHPNYTWPFDDIIVFAYACQAAGISVHVCNDHRYGYMNVAVKPHEGLEEEKTNFIHLILEALVDGPPMLASAHVSRPPKKPNKMGFDEVFVISLARRPQRRARMLTSLWEMEISAQVVDAVDGRTLNSSILKHLGVDLLPGYQDPYSGRTLTKGEVGCFLSHYSIWEEVVIRGLARVVVFEDDVRFEDNFRRRLERLMEDVVIQKLSWDLIYLGRKQVNPEEEVAVEGLPGLVVAGYSYWTLAYTLSLAGARKLLASRPLQRMLPVDEFLPIMFDQHPNDQYKAYFWPRDLQAFSARPLLASPTHYAGDAEWLSDTETSSPWDDDSGHLISWTGSQKTLRSSHLHLAGSSGYSLHPHPRDEL; via the exons ATGCTGCGGGAGTGGTTGGCTGCTGTGGGCCGCGACTATGCCGCCGTTGTCTGGAAGCCTGAGGAGGAGGCCAG GCCCTACCCAGATGAACAGAGCCCCAAACACTGGACCAGAGAAAGACATCAGTTTGTGatggagctgaagcaggaagccCTGACCTTTGCCAGGGCCTGGGGAGCTGACTACATCCTG TTCGCAGACACAGACAACATTCTCACCAACAACCAGACTCTGCTGCTTCTCACAGCACGGCAGTTGCCGGTGGTGGCCCCAATGCTGGACTCCCAGACCTATTACTCCAACTTCTGGTGCGGGATCACGCCCCAG GGCTACTATCGCCGCACAGCTGAATACTTCCCTACCAAGAACCGCCAGCGCCAGGGCTGCTTCCGGGTCCCTATGGTCCACTCTACCTTCCTGGTGTCCTTGAAGACTGAGGAAACAGCCCAGCTGGCCTTCTACCCACCTCATCCCAACTACACTTGGCCTTTTGACGACATCATTGTCTTTGCCTATGCCTGCCAGGCTGCTG GGATCTCAGTGCACGTGTGCAATGACCATCGCTATGGGTACATGAACGTGGCAGTGAAGCCCCACGAGGGGTTGGAGGAAGAGAAGACCAACTTCATCCATCTGATTCTGGAAGCACTGG TGGATGGACCCCCTATGCTGGCCTCAGCTCATGTGTCTCGGCCCCCAAAGAAGCCCAACAAGATGGGATTTGATGAA GTCTTTGTCATCAGCCTGGCCCGCAGACCCCAGCGCCGGGCTCGGATGCTGACCTCTCTCTGGGAGATGGAGATCTCTGCTCAGGTAGTAGATGCTGTGGATGGCAG GACACTCAACAGCAGCATCCTTAAGCACCTGGGTGTGGACCTGCTCCCTGGCTACCAGGACCCTTACTCGGGCCGCACGCTGACCAAGGGTGAGGTGGGCTGCTTCCTCAGCCACTACTCCATCTGGGAAGAG GTGGTTATCAGGGGCCTGGCCAGGGTTGTGGTGTTTGAGGATGACGTCCGCTTTGAGGACAACTTCCGTAGGCGGCTGGAACGGCTGATGGAGGACGTGGTGATCCAGAAGCTTTCGTGGGACCTGAT CTACCTTGGCCGGAAGCAGGTGAACCCTGAGGAGGAGGTGGCCGTGGAGGGTCTGCCGGGTCTGGTGGTGGCTGGGTACTCCTACTGGACATTAGCGTACACCTTGAGCCTGGCAGGCGCTCGCAAACTGTTAGCCTCCCGGCCTCTGCAACGCATGCTGCCTGTGGATGAGTTCCTGCCCATCATGTTTGATCAACACCCAAA TGACCAGTACAAGGCATACTTCTGGCCTAGGGACCTCCAAGCCTTCTCAGCCCGGCCTCTGCTTGCCTCCCCCACCCACTATGCGGGAGATGCTGAGTGGCTCAGTGACACAGAGACATCTTCCCCCTGGGATGATGACAGTGGCCACCTCATTAGCTGGACTGGCTCTCAGAAGACTCTCCGCAGCTCCCACCTGCACCTGGCTGGCAGCAGTGGATATAGCCTCCATCCTCACCCCAGGGATGAGCTCTAG
- the Cercam gene encoding inactive glycosyltransferase 25 family member 3 isoform X2 yields MVPGSSLVCRRLLTSTQRGQPWGRDWNRCATDHNVDNTTAMLREWLAAVGRDYAAVVWKPEEEARPYPDEQSPKHWTRERHQFVMELKQEALTFARAWGADYILFADTDNILTNNQTLLLLTARQLPVVAPMLDSQTYYSNFWCGITPQGYYRRTAEYFPTKNRQRQGCFRVPMVHSTFLVSLKTEETAQLAFYPPHPNYTWPFDDIIVFAYACQAAGISVHVCNDHRYGYMNVAVKPHEGLEEEKTNFIHLILEALVDGPPMLASAHVSRPPKKPNKMGFDEVFVISLARRPQRRARMLTSLWEMEISAQVVDAVDGRTLNSSILKHLGVDLLPGYQDPYSGRTLTKGEVGCFLSHYSIWEEVVIRGLARVVVFEDDVRFEDNFRRRLERLMEDVVIQKLSWDLIYLGRKQVNPEEEVAVEGLPGLVVAGYSYWTLAYTLSLAGARKLLASRPLQRMLPVDEFLPIMFDQHPNDQYKAYFWPRDLQAFSARPLLASPTHYAGDAEWLSDTETSSPWDDDSGHLISWTGSQKTLRSSHLHLAGSSGYSLHPHPRDEL; encoded by the exons ATGGTCCCCGGATCCTCCCTGGTTTGTCGTCGCCTTTTGACATCCACACAGAGAGGACAACCCTGGGGACGCGACTGGAACAG GTGTGCCACAGATCACAACGTGGACAACACCACAGCGATGCTGCGGGAGTGGTTGGCTGCTGTGGGCCGCGACTATGCCGCCGTTGTCTGGAAGCCTGAGGAGGAGGCCAG GCCCTACCCAGATGAACAGAGCCCCAAACACTGGACCAGAGAAAGACATCAGTTTGTGatggagctgaagcaggaagccCTGACCTTTGCCAGGGCCTGGGGAGCTGACTACATCCTG TTCGCAGACACAGACAACATTCTCACCAACAACCAGACTCTGCTGCTTCTCACAGCACGGCAGTTGCCGGTGGTGGCCCCAATGCTGGACTCCCAGACCTATTACTCCAACTTCTGGTGCGGGATCACGCCCCAG GGCTACTATCGCCGCACAGCTGAATACTTCCCTACCAAGAACCGCCAGCGCCAGGGCTGCTTCCGGGTCCCTATGGTCCACTCTACCTTCCTGGTGTCCTTGAAGACTGAGGAAACAGCCCAGCTGGCCTTCTACCCACCTCATCCCAACTACACTTGGCCTTTTGACGACATCATTGTCTTTGCCTATGCCTGCCAGGCTGCTG GGATCTCAGTGCACGTGTGCAATGACCATCGCTATGGGTACATGAACGTGGCAGTGAAGCCCCACGAGGGGTTGGAGGAAGAGAAGACCAACTTCATCCATCTGATTCTGGAAGCACTGG TGGATGGACCCCCTATGCTGGCCTCAGCTCATGTGTCTCGGCCCCCAAAGAAGCCCAACAAGATGGGATTTGATGAA GTCTTTGTCATCAGCCTGGCCCGCAGACCCCAGCGCCGGGCTCGGATGCTGACCTCTCTCTGGGAGATGGAGATCTCTGCTCAGGTAGTAGATGCTGTGGATGGCAG GACACTCAACAGCAGCATCCTTAAGCACCTGGGTGTGGACCTGCTCCCTGGCTACCAGGACCCTTACTCGGGCCGCACGCTGACCAAGGGTGAGGTGGGCTGCTTCCTCAGCCACTACTCCATCTGGGAAGAG GTGGTTATCAGGGGCCTGGCCAGGGTTGTGGTGTTTGAGGATGACGTCCGCTTTGAGGACAACTTCCGTAGGCGGCTGGAACGGCTGATGGAGGACGTGGTGATCCAGAAGCTTTCGTGGGACCTGAT CTACCTTGGCCGGAAGCAGGTGAACCCTGAGGAGGAGGTGGCCGTGGAGGGTCTGCCGGGTCTGGTGGTGGCTGGGTACTCCTACTGGACATTAGCGTACACCTTGAGCCTGGCAGGCGCTCGCAAACTGTTAGCCTCCCGGCCTCTGCAACGCATGCTGCCTGTGGATGAGTTCCTGCCCATCATGTTTGATCAACACCCAAA TGACCAGTACAAGGCATACTTCTGGCCTAGGGACCTCCAAGCCTTCTCAGCCCGGCCTCTGCTTGCCTCCCCCACCCACTATGCGGGAGATGCTGAGTGGCTCAGTGACACAGAGACATCTTCCCCCTGGGATGATGACAGTGGCCACCTCATTAGCTGGACTGGCTCTCAGAAGACTCTCCGCAGCTCCCACCTGCACCTGGCTGGCAGCAGTGGATATAGCCTCCATCCTCACCCCAGGGATGAGCTCTAG
- the Cercam gene encoding inactive glycosyltransferase 25 family member 3 isoform X1, whose amino-acid sequence MSIASLLPLLFLLGPRLQAAGVTEPTLPTVVLAILARNAEHSLPHYLGALERLDYPRARLALWCATDHNVDNTTAMLREWLAAVGRDYAAVVWKPEEEARPYPDEQSPKHWTRERHQFVMELKQEALTFARAWGADYILFADTDNILTNNQTLLLLTARQLPVVAPMLDSQTYYSNFWCGITPQGYYRRTAEYFPTKNRQRQGCFRVPMVHSTFLVSLKTEETAQLAFYPPHPNYTWPFDDIIVFAYACQAAGISVHVCNDHRYGYMNVAVKPHEGLEEEKTNFIHLILEALVDGPPMLASAHVSRPPKKPNKMGFDEVFVISLARRPQRRARMLTSLWEMEISAQVVDAVDGRTLNSSILKHLGVDLLPGYQDPYSGRTLTKGEVGCFLSHYSIWEEVVIRGLARVVVFEDDVRFEDNFRRRLERLMEDVVIQKLSWDLIYLGRKQVNPEEEVAVEGLPGLVVAGYSYWTLAYTLSLAGARKLLASRPLQRMLPVDEFLPIMFDQHPNDQYKAYFWPRDLQAFSARPLLASPTHYAGDAEWLSDTETSSPWDDDSGHLISWTGSQKTLRSSHLHLAGSSGYSLHPHPRDEL is encoded by the exons ATGAGCATTGCCTCGCTCCTACCTCTGCTGTTTCTGCTGGGACCACGGCTCCAGGCTGCGGGTGTCACAGAGCCAACGCTGCCCACTGTGGTCCTTGCTATCCTGGCCCGCAATGCCGAGCACTCTCTGCCCCACTACCTGGGCGCACTGGAGCGCCTGGACTACCCCCGGGCCAGGCTGGCCCTCTG GTGTGCCACAGATCACAACGTGGACAACACCACAGCGATGCTGCGGGAGTGGTTGGCTGCTGTGGGCCGCGACTATGCCGCCGTTGTCTGGAAGCCTGAGGAGGAGGCCAG GCCCTACCCAGATGAACAGAGCCCCAAACACTGGACCAGAGAAAGACATCAGTTTGTGatggagctgaagcaggaagccCTGACCTTTGCCAGGGCCTGGGGAGCTGACTACATCCTG TTCGCAGACACAGACAACATTCTCACCAACAACCAGACTCTGCTGCTTCTCACAGCACGGCAGTTGCCGGTGGTGGCCCCAATGCTGGACTCCCAGACCTATTACTCCAACTTCTGGTGCGGGATCACGCCCCAG GGCTACTATCGCCGCACAGCTGAATACTTCCCTACCAAGAACCGCCAGCGCCAGGGCTGCTTCCGGGTCCCTATGGTCCACTCTACCTTCCTGGTGTCCTTGAAGACTGAGGAAACAGCCCAGCTGGCCTTCTACCCACCTCATCCCAACTACACTTGGCCTTTTGACGACATCATTGTCTTTGCCTATGCCTGCCAGGCTGCTG GGATCTCAGTGCACGTGTGCAATGACCATCGCTATGGGTACATGAACGTGGCAGTGAAGCCCCACGAGGGGTTGGAGGAAGAGAAGACCAACTTCATCCATCTGATTCTGGAAGCACTGG TGGATGGACCCCCTATGCTGGCCTCAGCTCATGTGTCTCGGCCCCCAAAGAAGCCCAACAAGATGGGATTTGATGAA GTCTTTGTCATCAGCCTGGCCCGCAGACCCCAGCGCCGGGCTCGGATGCTGACCTCTCTCTGGGAGATGGAGATCTCTGCTCAGGTAGTAGATGCTGTGGATGGCAG GACACTCAACAGCAGCATCCTTAAGCACCTGGGTGTGGACCTGCTCCCTGGCTACCAGGACCCTTACTCGGGCCGCACGCTGACCAAGGGTGAGGTGGGCTGCTTCCTCAGCCACTACTCCATCTGGGAAGAG GTGGTTATCAGGGGCCTGGCCAGGGTTGTGGTGTTTGAGGATGACGTCCGCTTTGAGGACAACTTCCGTAGGCGGCTGGAACGGCTGATGGAGGACGTGGTGATCCAGAAGCTTTCGTGGGACCTGAT CTACCTTGGCCGGAAGCAGGTGAACCCTGAGGAGGAGGTGGCCGTGGAGGGTCTGCCGGGTCTGGTGGTGGCTGGGTACTCCTACTGGACATTAGCGTACACCTTGAGCCTGGCAGGCGCTCGCAAACTGTTAGCCTCCCGGCCTCTGCAACGCATGCTGCCTGTGGATGAGTTCCTGCCCATCATGTTTGATCAACACCCAAA TGACCAGTACAAGGCATACTTCTGGCCTAGGGACCTCCAAGCCTTCTCAGCCCGGCCTCTGCTTGCCTCCCCCACCCACTATGCGGGAGATGCTGAGTGGCTCAGTGACACAGAGACATCTTCCCCCTGGGATGATGACAGTGGCCACCTCATTAGCTGGACTGGCTCTCAGAAGACTCTCCGCAGCTCCCACCTGCACCTGGCTGGCAGCAGTGGATATAGCCTCCATCCTCACCCCAGGGATGAGCTCTAG